Genomic DNA from Methanoregula sp. UBA64:
GGACCGGATGTACTGCTCGAGCACCGGTTTCTTTGACGTCGGGATGGCAAGGAGGAACCCGTCCTTTCGCACCGCTGCATCGATGATGTTTACGAGCCCGAGGATGATCGCTATCGCCGCTGCTGCGGTTGCAATAAGGGACGAGATCCCGGTCCCCGAGATATGGATAAAGGAGAGGAACCCGAGGCCCGAGAGGAAATAGAACAAAAAGACCGCGGCAATGTAGGTGATCCCGACCATCAGCACCTGCCGGCGGGTCTGGAGCGCAATGATCGAGAGCAGGAGAATGGCAAGGACGGCAAGGCCGCAGGGGTTGATGCTCGCTATCCCGGCGCAGATGATGACAAGGGGCACGGTCAGGGCCGAGACCGTCCCGGGGCAGTTTTCCGCGGAGGTGGTGCCGGCCGTTACGTTCCCGTTCGCGGAAGGGCGGGCAAGTTCCTGCCGGATCACCGTATCCAGCCGGTCCCGGATCTGGTCTTCGCCCACGAGCGCAACATTCCCGATAATCAGGGTGGGAACGCCGGGCGAGTCGATACCGCGGGCCTTGTCCATGGCAATGAACTGTGCCTGGTTCGTTGCATTGTGGTACACCTCACGCTGTTCGAGGTCAAGCGAGGGGTACCGGGCGGTGGTTTCCAGAACAAACGGTTTTACTGCATCGCAATGGCTGCACCCGTCGCCATAGAAGAAATATGCGGTAACGGATGGGGTAAAAGAAGAGGGGGCCGGCGTTGTGCTTATGGTGCCGGGTTCAGCTTTTTTTTTTCAATGGCCTGCACCAGCGGTTCGAGCTGTGCCGGGATATCCCGCTCGCCAACCAGGACGACCTTGCCGACGATCACTTCCGGGACACCGGGGGACGAGGAGATCCCGGCTGCCGCGTTCAATGCATCGTAGATCTGTTTGTTGGTCTGGTTATGCCAGATTTCGAGCCGGTTGATCGTGACATCCGGGTATTTTGCAGAGAGGTTATCAATGAACGGCTCGACATTTTTGCAGTGC
This window encodes:
- a CDS encoding cytochrome c biogenesis CcdA family protein, with the protein product MYHNATNQAQFIAMDKARGIDSPGVPTLIIGNVALVGEDQIRDRLDTVIRQELARPSANGNVTAGTTSAENCPGTVSALTVPLVIICAGIASINPCGLAVLAILLLSIIALQTRRQVLMVGITYIAAVFLFYFLSGLGFLSFIHISGTGISSLIATAAAAIAIILGLVNIIDAAVRKDGFLLAIPTSKKPVLEQYIRSATLPAAFVLGVLVGIFELPCAGGIYLTILGLMSNTMTVTQGIPYLLLFNLIFILPLIVILLVVVFGIPPERVNTWRLSNRRMLRVGIGLAMVAVGIFILVVPAFH
- a CDS encoding thioredoxin family protein, which gives rise to MDRIIKSIIAVFAIIAVLAVVFVLAPGIAGTTAASPAPAFVVDNTAVYFFYGEECPHCKNVEPFIDNLSAKYPDVTINRLEIWHNQTNKQIYDALNAAAGISSSPGVPEVIVGKVVLVGERDIPAQLEPLVQAIEKKKLNPAP